A single region of the Candidatus Bathyarchaeota archaeon genome encodes:
- a CDS encoding DUF2207 domain-containing protein, translating to MTETKQIAMLVTSTLLLGICSIVIISYAPIFFEGDITVSNYTAKYYTNGTLLEEYVYDVKTSGKYRMLFRSWEAPLSTKKLSIPYIEFLNVSTFQNAVPYFKDYYGSVWLPEPHAKNLEVFNIVESLAENNEVGILNINRFDAGRFKVNYKFRIHPPLECDNNLCHLNLKFATKHFAYRDVTLTVEDSSYIENIYPHPPDLKIVRGEGKIVLKGQIAKDKLLELEFLFKREILSALESFPRSLSDVKSPTVQANAIYSIQYFTASTLRIGTQILTIVFPILFLSLYVIYGREKSFTVPKYLSVIPNENRKPWIVNLIFRGDAVDYDENGFYATILDLHLRGKLKLKSKNGGLTIQVLDTEGTDLYEERLINFLKKISSDGIVDTDELKKFAIDFAEKKEFWQHLANLKEDIYYLTKRAETNVARSFMVNGRNRIIPMVLTSTILFITSIVLYFMLSNVTSLSPAIFSSIILMTQSVMGLASPSTLFGKWRGSAYKEKLEWESFKNFLSDLAMIKRYTPQDISMWSKWLVYGTSLGVGDNVVKAMKELGIFIEEAKLLHNIPLIVQSIITVSFPGDHGGVSGGVGGGFGAGGGFGGGGAGAR from the coding sequence TTGACTGAAACAAAACAGATAGCTATGCTCGTAACATCCACACTTCTACTAGGCATTTGCAGCATAGTGATAATAAGCTATGCTCCAATATTCTTTGAAGGCGACATTACAGTAAGCAACTATACGGCAAAGTATTATACAAATGGGACTCTACTTGAGGAGTATGTGTATGATGTGAAGACATCTGGAAAGTACAGGATGCTATTCAGAAGCTGGGAGGCTCCCCTATCAACCAAGAAACTGAGCATCCCCTACATAGAGTTTCTGAACGTCTCCACCTTTCAAAATGCTGTTCCATACTTCAAAGACTATTACGGTTCAGTATGGTTACCTGAACCCCACGCAAAAAACTTAGAGGTATTCAATATTGTAGAATCGCTTGCTGAAAATAATGAGGTTGGAATCCTCAACATAAACAGGTTCGATGCTGGAAGATTCAAAGTCAACTATAAATTTAGAATCCATCCGCCATTAGAATGTGATAACAACCTTTGCCATCTCAATCTGAAATTTGCAACTAAACATTTTGCATACCGCGACGTCACATTGACGGTTGAAGATTCATCATACATTGAAAACATATATCCCCATCCGCCTGACTTAAAAATAGTTAGAGGTGAAGGTAAGATAGTTCTTAAAGGTCAAATAGCCAAAGATAAACTCCTAGAGCTAGAGTTTCTCTTCAAGAGGGAGATACTGAGTGCTTTAGAAAGTTTTCCGAGAAGTCTCAGCGATGTTAAAAGTCCTACAGTTCAAGCTAATGCCATATATTCAATTCAATATTTTACGGCTTCAACATTAAGAATTGGAACCCAGATACTTACAATAGTATTTCCTATATTATTTCTTTCACTCTATGTGATATATGGAAGAGAGAAAAGTTTCACAGTACCAAAATATCTTAGTGTTATTCCTAATGAAAATAGGAAGCCTTGGATTGTGAATCTTATATTTAGAGGCGATGCCGTAGATTATGATGAGAATGGCTTCTATGCAACCATTCTCGACCTTCATTTGAGGGGGAAGCTCAAGTTAAAGTCAAAGAACGGAGGATTAACAATTCAAGTCTTAGATACTGAAGGGACAGACCTGTATGAGGAGCGGCTTATAAACTTTCTTAAAAAGATATCTAGCGACGGTATTGTAGACACCGATGAGTTGAAGAAGTTTGCTATAGATTTTGCAGAGAAAAAGGAATTCTGGCAACATTTGGCAAATCTTAAAGAGGATATATACTATCTTACCAAGAGGGCTGAAACGAATGTGGCTAGAAGTTTCATGGTCAACGGTAGAAATAGGATCATACCTATGGTATTGACCTCAACAATTTTATTCATAACGTCGATAGTGCTGTATTTTATGCTGTCAAATGTGACATCCTTGTCTCCAGCAATTTTCTCGTCAATCATTCTTATGACACAGTCTGTAATGGGGTTGGCTTCGCCTTCAACATTGTTTGGCAAGTGGCGGGGATCAGCGTATAAAGAGAAGCTCGAATGGGAGTCTTTCAAGAATTTCCTCTCAGATCTAGCTATGATAAAAAGGTATACCCCGCAGGACATCTCAATGTGGAGTAAATGGTTGGTATATGGGACGTCCTTAGGGGTGGGTGACAATGTCGTCAAAGCAATGAAGGAACTTGGAATATTTATTGAAGAGGCGAAACTGCTACATAATATCCCCCTCATAGTTCAGTCTATAATAACAGTATCCTTTCCTGGTGACCACGGGGGAGTTAGCGGAGGGGTTGGTGGAGGTTTCGGGGCTGGCGGAGGATTCGGCGGAGGAGGAGCTGGAGCAAGGTAG
- a CDS encoding ABC transporter ATP-binding protein translates to MSWRYEIGREWALKDVTLSVEEGEFLGVVGPSGAGKTTLSLCLAGLIPHMTRGIMCGSVKIYGMDTSKTRLKDIVRRVGVVFQDPETQFVTMSVEDEVAFPMENYAFPREIMALRVEEALKATRMQDYAARYPYELSGGQKQRVAIASFLALRPDILVLDEPTSDLDPAGKSEVFSIIDRLRTEYNTTLIVIEHNTEELAKYADRVVLLDRGRIVKEDMCRFFFDDVSFLQEHGVYPPQVTELCYRLENGMGSSLPLTVEQATAYLKDRVLLKDSLQNVRLPPRSHVSKEGDVILRVEDLRFTYPDGTEALKGIDFEIRRGEYVAVIGQNASGKTTLVKHLVGLLKPTHGNVYVFGLNTKNVSITSLAAKIGYVYQNPDHQLFCQTVYEECAYGLRNLGFSESEIKTKVRNVLEKLGMAGLEDTETFILGKGERQRLAVATVLVMAPEVIIIDEPTTGQDMKQSKSIMNLLDQLNMEGKTVIIITHNMRLVAEHANRAMVMADGKILLDGDVREIFSNIDLLKRTFLTPPQITLLANSLSPELEGVLTVDELEELIRVK, encoded by the coding sequence TTGAGTTGGAGGTACGAGATTGGTAGGGAGTGGGCTCTAAAAGATGTAACACTGAGTGTGGAGGAGGGAGAATTTCTAGGAGTAGTCGGACCGAGCGGGGCTGGTAAGACAACTCTCTCCCTATGTCTAGCAGGTTTGATCCCTCACATGACTAGGGGGATTATGTGTGGCAGCGTAAAGATTTACGGTATGGATACATCGAAGACAAGGTTGAAGGACATAGTTCGCAGGGTTGGAGTAGTATTCCAGGATCCTGAAACACAATTCGTAACAATGTCTGTTGAAGATGAGGTTGCTTTCCCAATGGAGAACTACGCCTTTCCAAGGGAGATTATGGCGTTAAGGGTTGAAGAGGCCTTGAAGGCTACGAGGATGCAGGATTATGCGGCGCGATACCCATATGAGCTATCTGGGGGCCAGAAGCAGAGAGTTGCGATCGCTTCATTTCTTGCACTCAGACCTGACATTCTTGTTTTGGATGAACCAACTTCAGATCTTGATCCGGCAGGTAAGAGTGAAGTCTTCTCTATAATAGACAGGTTGAGAACGGAATATAACACTACTCTAATAGTCATAGAGCATAATACAGAGGAGTTGGCTAAATATGCTGATAGAGTAGTGCTTCTCGATAGAGGAAGAATAGTTAAGGAAGACATGTGTAGATTTTTCTTTGATGACGTGTCTTTTCTTCAAGAACACGGCGTCTATCCACCCCAAGTCACTGAACTATGCTACAGACTTGAGAACGGTATGGGGAGCAGCCTTCCATTGACTGTTGAGCAGGCAACAGCCTACTTGAAGGACAGAGTTTTATTGAAAGATTCTCTGCAAAACGTTAGATTGCCCCCACGTAGTCATGTCAGTAAGGAAGGAGATGTGATTCTTAGGGTTGAGGATTTGAGATTTACATATCCCGACGGTACAGAAGCTCTGAAAGGCATCGACTTCGAGATAAGGAGGGGGGAGTATGTGGCGGTGATAGGGCAGAACGCGTCTGGAAAGACTACCCTAGTAAAGCACCTTGTAGGGTTACTCAAACCCACTCATGGAAATGTCTACGTATTCGGACTCAATACAAAGAATGTAAGCATAACAAGCTTGGCAGCTAAGATAGGCTATGTGTATCAGAATCCAGACCATCAACTCTTTTGTCAGACAGTTTATGAAGAGTGTGCTTATGGTCTGAGAAATCTAGGATTTTCAGAGTCGGAGATCAAGACTAAGGTTCGAAATGTTCTGGAAAAGCTTGGAATGGCTGGTTTAGAGGATACCGAGACGTTTATCTTGGGGAAGGGGGAGAGGCAGAGGCTTGCAGTTGCTACAGTCTTGGTGATGGCTCCGGAAGTCATCATCATTGATGAGCCAACAACGGGCCAAGACATGAAACAGTCCAAATCGATAATGAATCTTCTAGACCAGCTTAATATGGAGGGTAAAACAGTGATAATAATAACCCATAACATGAGGCTTGTAGCTGAACATGCCAATAGGGCAATGGTCATGGCAGATGGAAAAATATTGCTGGATGGAGACGTGAGAGAAATATTTTCTAACATTGATCTTCTGAAAAGAACATTTTTAACTCCGCCGCAGATAACTCTACTAGCAAACAGTTTGTCTCCGGAGTTGGAAGGAGTTTTGACTGTCGACGAGTTAGAGGAACTCATTAGAGTGAAGTGA
- a CDS encoding desulfoferrodoxin FeS4 iron-binding domain-containing protein: MGVKRIGEKYRCKICGNEVEVIKVGGGTLVCCGQPMELFE, from the coding sequence GTGGGCGTCAAGAGAATAGGTGAAAAGTATAGATGCAAAATCTGCGGAAATGAAGTTGAGGTCATCAAGGTTGGGGGAGGAACATTAGTCTGCTGTGGCCAACCTATGGAGCTCTTCGAGTAG
- a CDS encoding energy-coupling factor transporter transmembrane protein EcfT, with the protein MSQRSMFVHISKDSPLNLLHPLPKLALILTINTVALIIEAPIPFLILITLVVFAFRIAKVPLIRIWRLIAALIIVSQAVIISYVFTSRIPGKIIYEFPWGAYVSDMTLLFSLSMIMRYSTMLLGSTLILCTTSDRDITYGISSLKLPYSLAFIFTLAFRSTSIFIDDFAKVRDAMILRGTNFYKGSIVSRARSYARLLIPLIFIALRRVVEYTYAVEAKGFTVTGKRTYLHRYDVKPRDIAISILLASSVLLTFILKYWLGILSFPGWPLNMFLGR; encoded by the coding sequence ATGTCGCAGCGTTCAATGTTTGTCCACATCTCAAAAGACTCCCCTCTGAACCTTCTTCATCCACTCCCTAAACTTGCCTTGATATTAACGATCAACACAGTAGCTCTCATAATCGAGGCTCCTATCCCCTTCCTGATATTAATAACTCTAGTTGTGTTTGCATTCAGAATCGCTAAGGTTCCTCTCATAAGAATATGGAGGCTGATCGCCGCCTTGATAATTGTAAGTCAAGCAGTCATAATATCGTACGTGTTCACGAGTAGGATCCCAGGCAAAATAATTTACGAATTTCCTTGGGGAGCCTACGTCTCAGATATGACTCTTCTCTTCTCACTCTCCATGATCATGAGATATTCAACCATGCTTTTGGGTTCAACACTCATCCTCTGCACAACGAGCGATAGAGACATAACCTATGGAATATCCTCCCTCAAACTACCATACTCCTTAGCTTTCATATTTACATTAGCCTTCAGATCAACCTCAATATTCATAGATGACTTCGCTAAAGTTAGGGACGCCATGATTCTGCGTGGAACAAATTTCTATAAGGGTTCAATAGTCTCAAGGGCTAGAAGCTACGCCAGACTACTCATCCCACTCATATTCATAGCTTTGAGGAGGGTCGTTGAGTATACTTATGCGGTAGAAGCGAAAGGCTTCACGGTCACTGGGAAGAGAACATACTTACACCGGTACGATGTTAAACCTAGGGACATAGCCATCTCGATACTTCTTGCCTCATCAGTCCTCTTAACATTCATCCTGAAGTATTGGCTCGGCATCCTATCATTTCCAGGCTGGCCTCTGAATATGTTCCTTGGAAGGTAA
- a CDS encoding LemA family protein, protein MVLIIIILLIFVLTSISIFISIYNRFFTLKNSAEATLGQIRVAMKKRLDMIEQLLESVKSYARFERDVLEKVTSLRSEVFKSGAEGLRKVDRESRAILGNLIAVAENYPDLKTSGTVSSLMDSVKDIEGEIARQRYTYNNIVQEYNIMQDTIPSKFVSAILSLHKMDYLQFEEEIEERPRIEF, encoded by the coding sequence ATGGTTCTTATAATAATCATACTATTAATATTTGTATTGACATCGATCTCTATCTTCATCTCGATATATAATAGATTCTTCACCCTAAAGAATTCAGCTGAAGCAACCTTGGGCCAAATCAGAGTTGCGATGAAGAAGAGGCTAGACATGATCGAGCAACTATTGGAGTCAGTCAAAAGCTATGCCAGATTTGAGAGGGATGTTTTAGAGAAGGTTACAAGCCTTAGGTCTGAAGTTTTCAAGTCTGGCGCTGAAGGCTTGAGAAAAGTCGACAGGGAGTCAAGAGCCATTCTTGGAAATCTGATAGCTGTAGCTGAGAATTATCCAGACCTTAAAACCTCTGGTACAGTCTCAAGTCTGATGGATTCAGTTAAGGATATTGAGGGTGAAATAGCTAGGCAGAGATACACATATAACAATATCGTGCAAGAATACAATATAATGCAGGACACGATCCCTTCAAAGTTTGTCTCCGCGATTCTTAGTCTACATAAGATGGATTACCTCCAATTTGAGGAGGAAATTGAGGAAAGGCCGAGAATAGAATTTTAA